The genomic interval CCTCCGACAAACTGTTCGGCGCCCGGCGCATGCCGGCCTGCGTGATCAGCCTGGTGCTGCTGACCATGACCCTGGCGGCGTTCATGGCGGCCATGCATACCGGTAGCGTGATGCTGGTGGTGGCCTTGCTGTTCGTCATGGGCCTGACCCTGTACGGGCCGGACTCAATGATCAGTGGTGCTGCAGCCATCGACTTCGGCACCGCCAAGGCCGGCGCCACCGCCGCAGGTTTCGTCAACGGCTGTGGCTCGGTGGGGGCGGTGCTGGGCGGGCTGCTACCCGGTTACTTCGATGGCGTCACGGTGTTCATCGTGTTCGCTGGCTGCGCGCTGTTCTCGGCGCTGGTGCTGTTACCTCACTGGAACAGCCGCCCGGCCAGCAATGCACAAAGTACCGACGTAGCACCGAATACCAGCATGGCAATCAAGCCACTGCGTACCTGAAAGGAAAGCGAGCAAATGAGACCCTTCTGGCTGCAACAGGCCCTGGATTCCACGCAGGAGGCGGTGTGCCCGCCGCTGCAAGGCGATACCCGTTGCGATGTGTGCATTGTCGGTGGCGGTTATACCGGCCTGTGGACGGCACTGATGCTCAAGGAGGCCGTACCGGCCCTGGAGGTGGTGCTGATCGAAGCCGACATCTGCGGCGCCGGTGCCAGTGGCCGCAATGGTGGCTGCGCGTTGTCCTGGTCGGCCAAGTACTTCACCCTCGAACGCCTGTTCGGCGTGGCCGAGGCGGTGCGCCTGGTGCGCGAGTCGGAGCGCAGCATCGCCTGCATCGGCGAGTTTTGCGCGGCCAATGGCATCGACTGCGACTTTCGGCTGGACGGCACGTTGTACACTGCCACCAACCCGGCCCAGGTAGGCGCCACCGATGCGGTGATCGCCGCGCTGGAGCACAAGGGGATCAACTCGTTCCGCCGCCTGCCACTGGAGCAGGTGCAGCGCCTGGCGGGTTCGGCGCGGCACCTGGAGGGCTGGTTCTCGCCGGCCGCCGCCACGGTGCAGCCGGGCAAGCTGGTGCGCGGCTTGCGTCGGGTGGCCTTGCAACGCGGCGTGCGCATTCATGAAGGCACAGCCATGACTGGCCTGGAGCACGGTGCCCCGGTGCAGGTACGCACCGCTCATGGCACCGTGCGCGCCGACCGCGTGGTGCTGGGCCTCAATGCCTGGATGGCACGCGCCTTCCCGCAGTTCGAGCGCAGTGTGGCGATCGTTTCCAGCGACATGGTGATCACCGAGCCGTGCCCCGAACTGCTCGGCCAGACCGGCCTGGACAGCGGAATCAGCGTGCTCGACTCGCGTATTTTCGTGCATTACTACCACAACACCTCTGATGGTCGGCTGATGCTCGGCAAGGGTGGCAACACCTTCGCGTATGGCGGGCGCATGCTGCCGGTATTCGACCAGCCTTCGCCGTACCGGCCCTTGCTGCGCGAAACCCTTGGCGAGTTTTTCCCGGCCTTGGCCGAGGTGCCACTGGCGGCCAGCTGGAACGGGCCGTCGGACCGTTCGGTGACCGGCTTGCCGTTCTTTGGTCGCCTGGACGGTCAGGGCAACGTGTTCTACGGCTTTGGTTACTCCGGCAGCGGCGTTGGCCCGTGTCATATGGGCGGGCAGATTCTTTCGTCGCTGGCGCTGGGGCTGGATAACCCGTGGACCCGTTCGCCGCTGGTCAAGGGGCCGCTGGGGCTGTTCCCGCCCGAACCGATCCGCTACCTGGGCTCGCTGATGGTGCGCAATGCCATCCGTCGCAAGGAGCGCGCCGAGGATCACGGCTTGCGGCCGCGTCGCCTGGATGTGCGCCTGGCGCGGTTTGCGGCGGCGGCGGGCAAAGCCGATAAAGGCTGATGAGATTTCTTGTCGATCCCATGCTCGAGGGCGTATAAAATGCCCCCACTTTTGGCCGGTCGCTTCCTGAACCGGCCGCTGAAACAAGAGAGTCGACATGGGCGCACAGTGGAAAGCCAAACATAGAGAAACAGCGGCCAATGCCAAAGGCAAGGTCATGGGCAAGCTGTCCAAGGAAATCCAGATCGCTGCCAAATCGGGCGCCGATCCCGACATGAACCCACGCCTGCGCCTGGCCATCGTGCAAGCCAAGAAGGCTTCGATGACCCGTGAAACCCTGGAGCGGGCGATTCGCAAGGGCGCTGGTCTGGACGGTGATGCCGTGCAGTACTCGGCAGTAACCTACGAAGGGTTCGCGCCGCACCAGGTGCCGTTGATCGTCGAGTGCCTGACCGACAACGTCAACCGCACCGTCGCGCAAATCCGTGTGCTGTTCCGCAAGGGCCAGCTGGGTGCCAGCGGCTCGGTGGCCTGGGACTTCAACCACGTCGGCCTGATCGAAGCCACCCCGGAAGGTGACGCCGACCCGGAAATGGCGGCCATCGAAGCCGGCGCTCAGGACTTCGAAGAAGGTGAAGAAGAGGGCTCGACCCTGTTCATTACCGACACCACTGACCTCGATGCCGTGCAGAAGGCCCTGCCGGAGCACGGCTTCACCGTGACCGCGGCGAAAATCGGCTATACCCCGAAGAACCCGGTGAGCGCAGCCAGCCTGAGTGCTGAAGCACTGGCTGAGGTTGAAGCGTTCCTCGAAGCGATCGACGAGAACGATGACGTGCAGAACGTCTACGTCGGCCTCACTGACTAATGTGTGTATCCGGGGCCGCTTTGCGGCCCTTCGCGGGCTTGCCCGCGAATAGGCCCTTGAATGCCACCGCAGGCAGCCTGCATGAACCCCACCTTCGCCTCCCTCAGCCTCGCCCACCTGCGCACCCTCGACCATTTGCTGCAGTTGAAAAACCTCAGCCACGCCGCCGAGCGCCTGGGCGTCAGCCAGTCGGCCCTCAGCCGCCAGTTGGCCCACCTGCGCGAAGCCTTCGACGACCCGTTGCTGGTTCGCCAAGGCCGCGGCTACGTACTCAGCGAATACGCCGAAGCCCTGGTTGAACCGCTACGCCAGGTCCTCGAAGAACTGCACGCCCTGCGCCAGCCCGCCGTATTCGATCCAGCGCGCTGTGAGCGCCGTTTCTGCCTGGCCGCTTCGGACTACGTGGCCGAGCACATGCTGCCGTTACTGGTGGCCGCGCTGGAACGCGAAGCGCCCGGCGTATCGCTGGAGTACCGTACCTGGCAGGCCGGCCAGTATGCGTTGCTGGCCAGCGGCGAAATCGACCTGGCAACCACCTTGTTCGACGAGTCGCCACCCAACCTGCACGGGCGCTTGCTGGGTGAGGACCGCGCGGTGTGCCTGATGCGCCACGATCACCCGCTGGCCGCCCACACCTCGCTCAGCCAGGCCAATTACCTGGCGCACAAGCATGTGCGGATTTCTGGCGGTGGCGACAAGGACAGTTTCATCGACCGTCACCTTCGCGCCCAAGGCCTGCAGCGGCGTGTCAGCCTGGAAGTGCCGTTTTTTTCCGCCACCGTAAAGGTCGTTGCCAACAGCCATGCCGTGGCCACCGTGCCCGAGCACATCGCCCGGCAACTGTGCCGCTTGCATGACCTGGCCTGGCGGCCGTTGGGCTTTATCGAGCATAGCCAGCGCTACTGGGTGGTGTGGCACCAGCGGCTGCAGGCTTCGGCCGAGCATCGCTGGTTGCGCAACCGGGTGTTCGAGCTGTGGCGTCAGTCGCAGTTTGGCGTGCAGGGCGGGCATGCGGGTTTGCCATAGCAGGTATGCGCAAGGCGGGGTTATTCGCCGGGGGATAGGTGCCTAGACTGGGGGCATAGTGTTGCCTGTTCCGGCCTCTTCGCGGGTAAACCCGCTCCACAAGTACTGCACCGTTCTCGAACTTGGTGCAGTACCTGTGGGAGCGGGTTTACCCGCGAAGAGGCCAGTACAGGCAGTGGATTACCCACAGGAGAGCCCACGTGACCCCCGAAAAATTCCGCCAGTACGGCCACCAACTGATCGACCTGATCGCCGACTACCGCCAGACCGTTGGCGAGC from Pseudomonas fortuita carries:
- a CDS encoding YebC/PmpR family DNA-binding transcriptional regulator, which gives rise to MGAQWKAKHRETAANAKGKVMGKLSKEIQIAAKSGADPDMNPRLRLAIVQAKKASMTRETLERAIRKGAGLDGDAVQYSAVTYEGFAPHQVPLIVECLTDNVNRTVAQIRVLFRKGQLGASGSVAWDFNHVGLIEATPEGDADPEMAAIEAGAQDFEEGEEEGSTLFITDTTDLDAVQKALPEHGFTVTAAKIGYTPKNPVSAASLSAEALAEVEAFLEAIDENDDVQNVYVGLTD
- a CDS encoding FAD-dependent oxidoreductase; its protein translation is MRPFWLQQALDSTQEAVCPPLQGDTRCDVCIVGGGYTGLWTALMLKEAVPALEVVLIEADICGAGASGRNGGCALSWSAKYFTLERLFGVAEAVRLVRESERSIACIGEFCAANGIDCDFRLDGTLYTATNPAQVGATDAVIAALEHKGINSFRRLPLEQVQRLAGSARHLEGWFSPAAATVQPGKLVRGLRRVALQRGVRIHEGTAMTGLEHGAPVQVRTAHGTVRADRVVLGLNAWMARAFPQFERSVAIVSSDMVITEPCPELLGQTGLDSGISVLDSRIFVHYYHNTSDGRLMLGKGGNTFAYGGRMLPVFDQPSPYRPLLRETLGEFFPALAEVPLAASWNGPSDRSVTGLPFFGRLDGQGNVFYGFGYSGSGVGPCHMGGQILSSLALGLDNPWTRSPLVKGPLGLFPPEPIRYLGSLMVRNAIRRKERAEDHGLRPRRLDVRLARFAAAAGKADKG
- a CDS encoding LysR family transcriptional regulator codes for the protein MNPTFASLSLAHLRTLDHLLQLKNLSHAAERLGVSQSALSRQLAHLREAFDDPLLVRQGRGYVLSEYAEALVEPLRQVLEELHALRQPAVFDPARCERRFCLAASDYVAEHMLPLLVAALEREAPGVSLEYRTWQAGQYALLASGEIDLATTLFDESPPNLHGRLLGEDRAVCLMRHDHPLAAHTSLSQANYLAHKHVRISGGGDKDSFIDRHLRAQGLQRRVSLEVPFFSATVKVVANSHAVATVPEHIARQLCRLHDLAWRPLGFIEHSQRYWVVWHQRLQASAEHRWLRNRVFELWRQSQFGVQGGHAGLP